ACGGTGAGCGCCCGGGGGCAGCCTGTCGCGGAGCGCGGAGTGGGACAGCACCAGGCCCGCGCGAGAGTCCTCGAGCATGAGGGCGAGGCGCTCGGAGGGGTAGGCGGGGTCGAGGGGGACGTAGGCGCCACCAGCGCAGAGGATGGCGAGGAGGCTGGTGGCGAGCTCGTCGGAGCGCTGGAGGAAGACGCCGACGGTGACTTCGGGGCCGACGCCCAGCAGGCGCAGGTGGTGGGCGAGGCGGCAGACGCGCTCGGAGAGGGAGCGGAAGGAGAGCTGCGTCTGCGAGGTGAAGAGGGCGGTGGCGTCCGGCGTGCGCGCGGCCTGGGCGAAGAAGAGGGAGGGGAGGGAGAGCTCCAGCGGGTAGGGTGTGGCGGTGGCGTTGAGCTCCACCAGCAGCCGTTGACGCTCGGCCTCCGGCAGTACCGGCACGGTGGAGACCGGCTGGCCGGGATCCGCGACGATGCTTTCGAGCAGCGTCATGAACCGGCTGCTCATCCGCTCGACTGTCGCCGCCTCGAACAGGTCCGAGTTGTATTGGAACGCGCCGACGAGCTCCGCGTCGTGCTCGGCCATCATCAGGGTGAGGTCGAACTGCGACACCTGCTGTTCGAGCGCGATGGCCTCGAACGGGAGTCCGCCGACCGTCATCGTGGCCCCCGAGGAGCCCAGCGCGAACTCAGGCAGGCCACGCAGCGCCGAAGGCAACTGGGCCTGCTGCAGGGTGAACATGGCCTGGAAGAGCGGTGACCGGCTCGCATCCCGCTTCGGGTGGAGGCGGTCGACGAGCAGGGCGAAGGGGAAGTCCTGGTGCTTCAGCGCCTCCAGGACGACCTGCCGCATCCGCCGTAGGAACGACTCGAAAGCGGGCCGTCCTGACAGGTCGGCCCGGAGGACGACGGGGTTCACGAAGTAGCCCACGACGTGGGCCGTGCCCGCCTCGGTCCGCCCCAGCGTCGGGGAGCCGACCAGGATGTCCTCCTGCCCGCTGTGCCGGTGCAGCAGCACCTGGAATGCCGCGAGCAGCGCCGTGAAGAGGGTTGTCTCGGCGCCACGCGCGAGCGCCTTGAGCTTCCCGCTGAGCTCGGCGCCCACCCTGAAGTGAACGGAGCCGCCACGGTAGGTCTGCACGGGCGGCCGCGGATGATCCGTCGGGAGGTCGAGGACGGGCAGCGTGCCCGCGAGCCGCTCACGCCAGTACGCCCAGAGCCGCTCCCCCTCGCCGCGCTCCAGCCGCGCGAGCTGACGCCGCACCGTGTCCGTGTAGCGCATGGACAGCGCGGGCAGGTTCGCCGGGCGGCCCGCGACCGCGGCGGGATAGAGCTGATCCAGCTCGCGGATCATCACCGTCAGCGACCACAGGTCGGCCACGACGTGGTGGACGACCAGCAGCAGCACGTGCTCCTGCTCCGAGCGCTCGAAGAGGTGGACGCGCAGGAGCGGACCGCGCTCCAGGTCGAACGGGCGGTGGGCCTCCGCGGTCAGCCGCTCCCTCAGCCACGCCTCGCTCGGGGCGGAGGCCTCCTCCAGCAGGAAGCATCCGTCGTGGAAGGGCGCGAGGACCTGCACCGCGCCGCCCGGCTGATCCACGAAGGTGGAGCGAAGCTGCTCATGCCGCTCCACCAGGGCCCGCAGCGAAGCGCGCAGCGCCGCCAGGTCCAGGGGGCCGCGGATCCGGACAGCGCTCGCGATGTTGTACGCGACGCTCCCGGGATCGAACTGCTGAAGGAACCAGAGGGCCTGCTGGCCCGGCGAAAGCGGAACCCTGTCCGAGCCGGCCTCCGCCGTGGGCGCGACGACCTCAACGCTGGGAGCATCCGACTGCGTCTCCAGCGCGCGCAGCACCAGCGCCGCCAGGTCGCCGAGCGTAGCCCCCTCCAGCACGTCCGCCATGGGCAGCGGCACGTGGAGGCACGACTCGACGCCGTGCTGGAGCTCCACGGCCATGAGCGAGTCGAGCCCCAGGCCGCTGACCGGTTGCCCCGAGGGGACCTGTGTGGGCGCCACCTGGAGGAGCCGGGCCACGCGCTCCCGCAGGTCCTGCTCCAGGAGCCCCGGTCGCTCTTCCGGAGCGGCCGCCAGCAGCCGCTCCCGGTCCAGCACGGAGGCCTCGGCTCCCTGTTCGACGCGGGCCGGCCCGCTGCGGCCGATGACGTCCAGGGCGCCCGCGCGGAACTCCTCCCGGCAGGCATTGCGTTGAATCTTCCCGCTCGACGTCTTCGGGATGCCGCCGGTCCGGATGAGGACGACCTCGGAGACGTAGACGCCATGCTGCTCGGAGAGGGCCTTCCGGATGGCGGCGGCCACGGACTCCGGGTCGGTCCGCAGATGCTGGCGGTCCAGCTCGTACACGATGACGAGCTGCTCCTCGCCGTCCGCTTCCATCGAGAACGCCGCGCCACAGCCGGAGCGCAGCGCGGGGTGGCTCTGCTCGGCGGTCAGCTCCAGGTCCTGCGGGTAGTGGTTGCGGCCCCGGAGGATGATCAGGTCCTTGAGGCGGCCCGTGACGAAGAGCTCGCCGCCCTCCAGGAAGCCCAGGTCCCCGGTCCGCAGGAAGGGCCCCTCCGTGCCTCCCGCGAGGTGCGCGTGGAAGGTCTGCGCCGTCTGCTCCGGACGGCGCCAGTAGCCCTGCGCGACGCTCGGGCCAGAGACCCAGATCTCTCCGACGTGCCCGGGCGCCAGCTCCACCCCCGTCCCCGGCTCCACGATGAGGATCCGCTGTTCAGGAAGGCTCTGGCCGCACCCGATGAAGGAGCGTGCGCCGTCGGTGCCGGGAGCCGCCTCGATGAACCGGTTCTGCTCCAGCGCCTCCGCTCGCGCGCTCCGCATCACCGGGAGCGCGGTGTGCTCACCGCCGGAGACGATCAGCGTCGCCTCGGCCAGGCCGTAGCAGGGGTAGAAGGCATTGCGGCGGAAGCCACGAGGCCCGAACACCTCCGTGAAGCGGTCGAGCGTCTCCGTCCTCACGGGCTCCGCGCCGGTGAAGGCGACATTCCACGCGCTGAGGTCCAGCTTCTCCACGTCCTCGGCCGTCGCCCGGCGCGCGCACAGGTCGTAGGCGAAGTTCGGTCCGCCGCTGGTCGTCGCACGCTCCCGCGAGACGGCCTCCAGCCAGCGCATGGGGCGCTGGAGGAACGCCAGCGGCGACATCAGCGTGACGGGGAATCCAACGAAGATCGGCTGGAGGATTCCGCCGATGAGCCCCATGTCGTGGTACGGCGGCAGCCAGATGACGCCCCGGCTCTCGGGCGTGTGCCCGAAGCAGCGCTGGATGAGCGTCAGGTTGTGCAGCAGGTTGCCATGCGTGAGCACCACGCCCTTGGGCGTGGACGTGGATCCGGAGGTGTACTGGAGGAACGCGAGCGTGCCGGAGGTCATCTCCGGGGCCCGCCAGGCCTCCGCGTGCGCGGCGACGTCCTCGCCATCCGTGGCCAGCCACTTCAGCGCCGCCAGGTCCGGCATGTCCGTGAAGAAGCCCTGGAGCATCTCCAGGATGGGCGACGTCGTGAGCGCCAGCTCCGCCTGGGCATCGGCCGCGATGGCCTGGAGCCGGGGGGCCTGGCGGGGCCGCATCGGCGGATAGGCCGGCACCGCGGTGACGCCGGCATACAGGCACCCGAAGAACGCGGCGATGTACTCCGGCCCCGGTGCGTACAGCAGCAGCGCCCGGCGCCCCGCCCAGCCCCCTTGGAGCAGGAGCGCGCCAATGGCCCGGGCCTGACGGTCCAGCTCCGCGTACGTCAGCAGGGCCTCTTCCGACTCACCGTCCAGCAGGAAGGTGAACGCACGGGCGTCGGGCTGATGGAGCGCCCGCGTGCGCAGCAGCTCGACGAGCGTGGAGAACCCGGGGGCGGTAGGGGAGCGCGAAGCATTCATGGCGGAAGGGGCCTTGGCGTGAAGGCATGGAGGTGCGGACGCGGCGTTGCCGCGCCTGCCGTTTCCCCCACACCGCGCTTCGTTCAGGAGAGGTCGACCATCTCGTGGATGTTGCCGCGCACGCCCGCGCGCACCGGCAGGCGTCCGGGCTCGCCCAGCGTCATCGGGATGCCGCGCTTCGGGAACAGCGTCAGCCGGACGCGGCGGTCGATCCTCGCGCCAGCGTCCAGCTGCATGCTGAAGCGCTGGAGCAGGATGGCGAGGACGATCTTCATCTCCATCATCGCGAACTCGGCGCCGATGCAGCGGCGCGCGCCCGCGCTGAACGTCATGAAGCCGTAGGGGTTCGCCGGCGCCTTGTGCCAGCGCTCGGGCTTGAACTTGCGCGGCTCGGGGTACAGCTCCGGCAGCATGTGCGTCATGTAGATGCTGAGGATGACGAGCGTGCCCTTGGGAATCGTGTACGCGCCCAGCTCCACCGGCTCGTTCACCACGCGCATGCTGTAGGTGCCCGGCGGCAGCAGGCGCAGGCTCTCCTTGATGCACCCCTCCAGCAGCGGCAGCTGGCCCAGGTGTTCGACGCCCGGAGCGCCGCCGCGCAGCACGGACTTCAGCTCCTCCAGCACGTTGGCGAGGATCTCCGGGTGCTGGGACAGCAGGAACAGCGTCCAGCCCAGGGCGTTGCCGCTCGTCTCATGGCCGCCGTTGAAGAGGTTGTTGGCCTGGCCGATCAGCTCGTGATCGGTCATCTCCGTCCCCTCCTCGTCGCGCGCCTGCATCAGCAGCCACAGCAGGTCGTGCTGCGACTGCGGGTTGGCGCGCTTCTGCTCGATCTTCTTGAGCAGGTGCGCCTCCAGCGTCTCGGACAGGCGCAGCAGCCGGCGGTAGGGCGTCCCCGGCAGGTCGCGCGGGAAGGCGAACACGCCCAGGCTCGTCTGGGTGTCGATCCACTTGCGGATGACGCCGCCCAGCAGCGAGGCCTCCGTGCGGGAGTCGGTGCCGAAGAGCGTCTTGCCCACGATGATGAGCGCCAGGTGCTGCATCGCCTTGGCGATGTTCAGCGGCTGTCCGACCTTCCACCCGGAGATGTACTCCTCCGTCACGCGGACCATGTCCTCGCAGTACACGTCCAGGTGCTTCTTGTGGAACACCGGCATGATGAGCCGCCGCTGCTTCTTGTGCCGCTCCCCGTTCATGGTGATGAGCCCGGAGTTCAGCCGGTCCAGGCTGGAGCCTGGCGGGATGGGCAGCGTCAGCGACATGGAAGGGATGTGGAACGTCGTGTTGTCCGTGAGGACGCGCTGGTTGTTCTCCGCGCCGAAGGCATAGACCCACTTCGGGTCCTGCTTCGCGAACGCGACGACGTTCCCGTAGGTCGCGTGCGCCTCGCGCATGTGCGCGACGGGATCGAGCGAGAACTTGATGAGGCTTCCCTGGAGTCCCAGCAGCGGCAGCGCGCTCGGTCCGGGGATGGACGGGGAGGATGGACGGGCAGTCGTCATGGAGGGTTCCTGGCGGTGGGTTCCTGGGAGTGCCGGGCGCTACTTCACGTACCAGCGGAGCCAGCGGGACATGGCCCAGAGGCCACCCGCGGCCATCACGAAGAGGACGGCGAGATCCAGGTAGAACCTGGGGCCAATCGTCCCGCCCAGCGCGTGCCGGAGGGCATCCGCCGCGTAGGTGGGGGGAATGGCGTAGCCGAGCATCCTCAGCGGGACGGGGAGGGCGGCCTCCGGGATGAAGACGGGGGCCGCCATGAGCAGGACGAAGACCAGCGCGTTCGTCACCATGACGATGAGGTCCACGCTCTTGAGCGCCGTGCCCAGCGTGACGCCCAGCGACGCGAGCGACAGGATGGTCAGCGGCATCAGCACCAGCACCCACGGGCTGAAGTGCAGGTCCACGTCGTACAGGACGGGCCCGGCGAACAGCGGGATGAGCATGCCCGGCAGCGTGACGGAGAGCCGGGACAGCATCAGGGAGATGACGAAGGCCGTTTTGCTGATGGGCAGTGAGGCGTAATAGAGCAGCAGGCCGTCGCGCTTCATGATGCCCACGCGCTGGGCCATGGTGACGACGCCCTCGACGACCACCGCGAACACGGACGCGCCGCTGATGATGTAGAGCAGGCTCTCGCGGTCGTTCAGCCCGCGGCCGACCCGGGCGAGCCCGAAGATCATGGCCAGCGGCATGAACAGGGAGAAGACGAGGAACAGGGGCCAGGACCTGCGCACCTCCCCCATCTGCTCCAGCCACAGGTGCTGGATGTCCACGAGGAACTTCCGCCAGCCGGTCAGCCGGGGCTCCCCGGGACGAGGCCGGAGGCGGGTGGGCGCCGCGGGCAGCAGCTCCACTGCCGCGTCAGCGGGCGCCGCCTCCACGACGACAGGGGAGGGCGTGGGCGGCGGGACGCCCGGGTCCTTCAGCTCCAGGTAGACGTCCTCGAGCGACGGCGGCGCGAGCCGGAAGTCATCGAGCCGGGCCAGCCCGAGCTGGTTGACCACGAGGTCGGTGGCGAGCGCGACCTGGAGGCTCGGCAGGTAGAGGCGATACCGCCCGGGGTGGGGTTGCTCCAGGTCGCCCATGGCCGACAGCTTGAGGTGGTTCTCCGGGGCCAGGCCCTCGCCGTCCCGCAGCTGCAGCTCCAGCCGGACCCGCGCGCCCAGGCGGGCCTTGAGCTCGCCGGGGGTGCCCAGGGCGATGATGCGTCCGGACTGCATCACCGCGACGCGCCGGATGACCTTCTCCGCCTCCAGCACGTTGTGGGTCACGAGGATGCAGG
Above is a window of Corallococcus caeni DNA encoding:
- a CDS encoding AMP-binding protein; the encoded protein is MNASRSPTAPGFSTLVELLRTRALHQPDARAFTFLLDGESEEALLTYAELDRQARAIGALLLQGGWAGRRALLLYAPGPEYIAAFFGCLYAGVTAVPAYPPMRPRQAPRLQAIAADAQAELALTTSPILEMLQGFFTDMPDLAALKWLATDGEDVAAHAEAWRAPEMTSGTLAFLQYTSGSTSTPKGVVLTHGNLLHNLTLIQRCFGHTPESRGVIWLPPYHDMGLIGGILQPIFVGFPVTLMSPLAFLQRPMRWLEAVSRERATTSGGPNFAYDLCARRATAEDVEKLDLSAWNVAFTGAEPVRTETLDRFTEVFGPRGFRRNAFYPCYGLAEATLIVSGGEHTALPVMRSARAEALEQNRFIEAAPGTDGARSFIGCGQSLPEQRILIVEPGTGVELAPGHVGEIWVSGPSVAQGYWRRPEQTAQTFHAHLAGGTEGPFLRTGDLGFLEGGELFVTGRLKDLIILRGRNHYPQDLELTAEQSHPALRSGCGAAFSMEADGEEQLVIVYELDRQHLRTDPESVAAAIRKALSEQHGVYVSEVVLIRTGGIPKTSSGKIQRNACREEFRAGALDVIGRSGPARVEQGAEASVLDRERLLAAAPEERPGLLEQDLRERVARLLQVAPTQVPSGQPVSGLGLDSLMAVELQHGVESCLHVPLPMADVLEGATLGDLAALVLRALETQSDAPSVEVVAPTAEAGSDRVPLSPGQQALWFLQQFDPGSVAYNIASAVRIRGPLDLAALRASLRALVERHEQLRSTFVDQPGGAVQVLAPFHDGCFLLEEASAPSEAWLRERLTAEAHRPFDLERGPLLRVHLFERSEQEHVLLLVVHHVVADLWSLTVMIRELDQLYPAAVAGRPANLPALSMRYTDTVRRQLARLERGEGERLWAYWRERLAGTLPVLDLPTDHPRPPVQTYRGGSVHFRVGAELSGKLKALARGAETTLFTALLAAFQVLLHRHSGQEDILVGSPTLGRTEAGTAHVVGYFVNPVVLRADLSGRPAFESFLRRMRQVVLEALKHQDFPFALLVDRLHPKRDASRSPLFQAMFTLQQAQLPSALRGLPEFALGSSGATMTVGGLPFEAIALEQQVSQFDLTLMMAEHDAELVGAFQYNSDLFEAATVERMSSRFMTLLESIVADPGQPVSTVPVLPEAERQRLLVELNATATPYPLELSLPSLFFAQAARTPDATALFTSQTQLSFRSLSERVCRLAHHLRLLGVGPEVTVGVFLQRSDELATSLLAILCAGGAYVPLDPAYPSERLALMLEDSRAGLVLSHSALRDRLPPGAHRALCLDEVADEVASRPSFPPPLHLFPDNLAYLIYTSGSTGRPKAVAISHRSAAAMLFWARDCFSPEERSGVLASTSVCFDLSV
- a CDS encoding cytochrome P450: MTTARPSSPSIPGPSALPLLGLQGSLIKFSLDPVAHMREAHATYGNVVAFAKQDPKWVYAFGAENNQRVLTDNTTFHIPSMSLTLPIPPGSSLDRLNSGLITMNGERHKKQRRLIMPVFHKKHLDVYCEDMVRVTEEYISGWKVGQPLNIAKAMQHLALIIVGKTLFGTDSRTEASLLGGVIRKWIDTQTSLGVFAFPRDLPGTPYRRLLRLSETLEAHLLKKIEQKRANPQSQHDLLWLLMQARDEEGTEMTDHELIGQANNLFNGGHETSGNALGWTLFLLSQHPEILANVLEELKSVLRGGAPGVEHLGQLPLLEGCIKESLRLLPPGTYSMRVVNEPVELGAYTIPKGTLVILSIYMTHMLPELYPEPRKFKPERWHKAPANPYGFMTFSAGARRCIGAEFAMMEMKIVLAILLQRFSMQLDAGARIDRRVRLTLFPKRGIPMTLGEPGRLPVRAGVRGNIHEMVDLS
- a CDS encoding ABC transporter ATP-binding protein/permease gives rise to the protein MTRTFQGEGRDKRQIVANDALSFEVRRGEVFGLLGPNGAGKTTLVSQLLGLLQPSSGRILVEGIDVTRRPQLVKELVGFLPQTRLGLRFVEAEQALVYVGRLRGQTEADARKQARELIEELGLTECARQYVYQLSGGQTRIVNFAMALMGWPPVLLLDEPTNELDPHKRRLVWDVIARLNREHGTTCILVTHNVLEAEKVIRRVAVMQSGRIIALGTPGELKARLGARVRLELQLRDGEGLAPENHLKLSAMGDLEQPHPGRYRLYLPSLQVALATDLVVNQLGLARLDDFRLAPPSLEDVYLELKDPGVPPPTPSPVVVEAAPADAAVELLPAAPTRLRPRPGEPRLTGWRKFLVDIQHLWLEQMGEVRRSWPLFLVFSLFMPLAMIFGLARVGRGLNDRESLLYIISGASVFAVVVEGVVTMAQRVGIMKRDGLLLYYASLPISKTAFVISLMLSRLSVTLPGMLIPLFAGPVLYDVDLHFSPWVLVLMPLTILSLASLGVTLGTALKSVDLIVMVTNALVFVLLMAAPVFIPEAALPVPLRMLGYAIPPTYAADALRHALGGTIGPRFYLDLAVLFVMAAGGLWAMSRWLRWYVK